In a genomic window of Macaca nemestrina isolate mMacNem1 chromosome 18, mMacNem.hap1, whole genome shotgun sequence:
- the LOC105467782 gene encoding epithelial membrane protein 2 — protein MLVLLAFIIAFHITSAALLFIATIDNAWWVGDEFFADVWRICTNNTNCTVINDSFQEYSTLQAIQATMILSTILCCIAFFIFVLQLFRLKQGERFVLTSIIQLMACLCVMIAASIYTDRREDIHEKNMQFYYMTKGGSYGYSYILAWVAFACTFVSGMMYLILRKRK, from the exons ATGTTGGTGCTTCTTGCTTTCATCATCGCCTTCCACATCACCTCTGCAGCCTTGCTGTTCATTGCCACCATCGACAAC GCCTGGTGGGTAGGAGATGAGTTTTTTGCAGATGTCTGGAGAATATGTACCAACAACACGAATTGTACAGTAATCAATGACAGCTTTCAAG AGTACTCCACGCTGCAGGCGATCCAGGCCACGATGATCCTCTCCACCATTCTCTGCTGCATCGCCTTCTTCATCTTCGTGCTCCAGCTCTTCCGCCTGAAGCAGGGAGAGAGGTTTGTCCTGACCTCCATCATCCAGCTAATGGCAT GTCTGTGTGTCATGATTGCGGCCTCCATTTATACAGACAGGCGTGAAGATATTCACGAGAAAAACATGCAATTCTATTACATGACCAAAGGCGGCAGCTACGGCTACTCCTACATCCTGGCGTGGGTGGCGTTCGCCTGCACCTTCGTCAGCGGCATGATGTACCTGATACTGAGGAAGCGCAAATAG